One window from the genome of Variovorax sp. PAMC26660 encodes:
- a CDS encoding DUF2946 family protein: MHALRHPTRLLGQIGRWVLLWFVLSLGVAVASPLVHPQAMELVCAGAGSIKVVVHTEDGAQEMGASHMDCPLCVLTGAPPPVVAVATFDLPLPLGRVVQPIPAARLAAATAAPLPARGPPTFS, encoded by the coding sequence ATGCACGCGCTGCGCCACCCCACCCGCCTCCTCGGCCAGATCGGCCGCTGGGTGCTGTTGTGGTTCGTGCTGTCGCTGGGCGTGGCGGTGGCGTCGCCATTGGTGCACCCGCAGGCCATGGAGCTGGTGTGCGCCGGCGCGGGTTCCATCAAGGTGGTGGTGCACACCGAAGACGGCGCGCAGGAAATGGGCGCCTCGCACATGGACTGCCCGCTGTGCGTGCTGACCGGCGCACCGCCGCCGGTCGTGGCCGTGGCCACTTTCGATCTTCCCTTGCCGCTGGGCCGTGTGGTCCAGCCGATTCCCGCCGCGCGCCTTGCTGCGGCCACCGCTGCGCCGCTGCCGGCGCGCGGGCCCCCGACCTTCTCCTGA
- a CDS encoding TraB/GumN family protein translates to MRLVQNLPRLPRQILAGACCVFTFAAHAACPPSAIASLEKPGVALRNGIDRGMLWRIEKDGRTSWLYGTIHIGRGDWVRPGPTIQKALTQSDTLALELDSRDEATAKTMSQPADPALVARVLSGERARRLERQNSEACVPPGALSKLSPILQVTALAGLVARADGLYPEFGVDETLAVSARNSNKPIVALESAAEQLKVLTGESEAEEAEQVDAALDELESGKLRGQMKELADVWARSDAAKLARYADWCDCLNTPAEQRLVKRLLDDRNPGLADGIERLHGGGKSVFAAVGALHMIGPQGLPTLMAARGFTVTPVLTDAQAQTAQPMPALAAPSPGPRATRGGKAVKGQRGQKGAPAAKGAKGGKSVKGVPTQKAQKGASKASAKAAPRGGAPAAKAKVRR, encoded by the coding sequence ATGCGCCTCGTTCAAAACCTTCCGCGCCTGCCACGCCAGATCCTGGCCGGCGCCTGCTGCGTCTTTACTTTCGCGGCGCATGCCGCCTGCCCGCCCTCGGCCATCGCCAGCCTCGAAAAGCCCGGTGTCGCCCTGCGCAACGGCATCGACCGCGGGATGCTGTGGCGCATCGAAAAAGACGGCCGTACCTCCTGGTTGTACGGAACCATCCATATCGGGCGTGGCGACTGGGTGCGCCCCGGCCCGACCATCCAGAAGGCGCTGACGCAGAGCGACACGCTCGCGCTGGAGCTGGACTCGCGCGACGAGGCCACGGCCAAGACCATGTCCCAGCCGGCCGATCCGGCGCTGGTGGCACGCGTGCTCAGCGGCGAGCGTGCGCGCAGGCTGGAACGTCAGAACAGCGAGGCCTGCGTGCCGCCGGGCGCATTGTCGAAACTGTCGCCGATCCTGCAGGTGACGGCGCTGGCCGGGCTGGTGGCGCGTGCCGACGGGCTGTACCCGGAATTCGGCGTCGACGAAACGCTGGCGGTGTCCGCACGCAACAGCAACAAGCCGATCGTCGCGCTCGAAAGTGCGGCCGAGCAGCTGAAGGTGCTGACCGGCGAGTCCGAAGCCGAAGAGGCCGAGCAGGTCGACGCGGCGCTCGACGAACTCGAATCGGGCAAGCTGCGCGGACAGATGAAGGAACTGGCCGATGTCTGGGCGCGCAGCGACGCGGCCAAGCTCGCCCGCTACGCCGACTGGTGCGACTGCCTGAACACGCCGGCCGAGCAACGCCTGGTGAAGCGCCTGCTGGACGACCGCAACCCCGGATTGGCCGACGGCATCGAGCGGCTGCACGGGGGTGGCAAGAGCGTGTTCGCCGCCGTCGGTGCGCTGCACATGATCGGCCCGCAGGGGCTGCCCACGCTGATGGCGGCGCGCGGCTTCACCGTGACACCGGTGCTGACCGACGCGCAGGCGCAGACGGCGCAGCCGATGCCGGCGCTCGCGGCGCCGTCGCCGGGTCCGAGGGCCACGCGCGGCGGCAAGGCCGTCAAGGGCCAGCGCGGCCAGAAGGGCGCGCCGGCTGCCAAGGGCGCCAAAGGCGGCAAATCGGTGAAGGGCGTGCCGACCCAGAAAGCTCAGAAGGGCGCTTCGAAGGCGTCGGCCAAGGCCGCGCCGCGCGGCGGCGCCCCGGCCGCCAAGGCCAAAGTGCGCAGATAA
- a CDS encoding VOC family protein, which yields MQSIFHLAFHVRDLDGARRFYGDVLGCAEGRSTDTWVDFDFFGHQISLHLGEPFATTRTGRVGDVMVPMPHFGLALALPDWKALAQRLEAADTDFVLKPQVRFEGQPGEQWTMFFSDPFGNPIEVKGFRSLDTLYDK from the coding sequence ATGCAGAGCATCTTCCATCTTGCCTTCCACGTTCGCGATCTCGACGGTGCCCGTCGTTTCTATGGCGACGTCCTGGGTTGCGCCGAAGGCCGCAGCACCGACACCTGGGTCGATTTCGACTTTTTCGGCCACCAGATCTCCCTTCACCTGGGCGAGCCCTTCGCCACCACACGCACCGGCCGCGTCGGCGACGTGATGGTGCCGATGCCGCATTTCGGCCTCGCGCTGGCCCTGCCCGACTGGAAGGCGCTGGCCCAGCGCCTCGAAGCCGCCGACACCGATTTCGTGCTGAAGCCCCAGGTGCGCTTCGAGGGCCAACCCGGCGAGCAGTGGACGATGTTCTTCAGCGACCCCTTCGGCAACCCGATCGAGGTCAAGGGCTTCCGGTCGCTCGATACGCTTTACGACAAGTGA
- a CDS encoding MarC family protein: MSYTFASATVLLLLITDPLGNIPIFANALKGVAPERRTRVIVREVLIAFALLLGFMFVGDSFLRVMGLSGLSLQIAGGVVMFLIALRMIFPPEHGPAPTAMPAEEPLIVPLAVPALAGPSALATVMLLVSQAPERRLEWVAALSVTMAVCAVVLVLAERIQRLVGERLVQAFERLMGLILVAVSVEMMIRGVKLLAAEMGR, translated from the coding sequence ATGAGCTACACCTTCGCATCGGCCACGGTTCTGTTGCTGCTGATCACCGATCCGCTGGGCAACATCCCGATCTTTGCCAATGCACTGAAGGGCGTGGCGCCCGAGCGCCGCACCCGGGTGATCGTGCGCGAAGTGCTGATCGCCTTCGCACTGCTGCTGGGCTTCATGTTCGTGGGCGACAGCTTCCTGCGGGTGATGGGCCTGTCGGGCCTGTCGCTGCAGATCGCGGGCGGCGTCGTGATGTTCCTGATCGCGCTGCGCATGATCTTCCCGCCCGAACACGGCCCCGCGCCCACGGCCATGCCGGCCGAAGAACCGCTGATCGTGCCACTGGCCGTGCCCGCGCTGGCCGGCCCTTCGGCACTGGCCACGGTGATGCTGCTGGTGTCGCAGGCGCCCGAGCGGCGCCTTGAATGGGTGGCGGCGCTCAGCGTCACCATGGCGGTGTGCGCCGTGGTGCTGGTGCTGGCCGAACGCATCCAGCGGCTGGTGGGCGAACGGCTGGTGCAGGCCTTCGAGCGGTTGATGGGCCTGATCCTGGTGGCCGTCTCGGTCGAGATGATGATCCGCGGCGTCAAGCTGCTGGCCGCTGAAATGGGAAGGTAG
- a CDS encoding toxin-antitoxin system YwqK family antitoxin — protein MPVFAALPRLLRIGLAALVPLLGATAVHAQQDCDLNGRSINPNNGASLAGKTGLLRCKDRASGELQREEQVQNGVSMGLVRLYDKGKLAKEHTLNAKGNMQGRAREFSPTGRVLRDATYDDGQERGLARSFYPSGQLRRAIFYPDTGSERASVEFTERGQMSALRCADAPALAPVVDDAKLCGFTGNPSQVELFDTRGTLRSRLSYLAGKRVRTQNFYDNGKTALLDETVGTQRTEQNYSSEGIKRRETVYLVVERTTIRQREQAFSEKGTLVRDQRWNTSGEPVVDDSYYLNGQPSSKAVYSGSGDTRTVEVTEFHDNGQRAAQGSYQVASRGRQVPTGTHQRFSEKGQLLAESSFDAKGRVTRERAWDENGELQRDDEVFEDGSRKAFTR, from the coding sequence ATGCCTGTCTTTGCCGCTCTTCCGCGCCTGCTCCGGATCGGCTTGGCCGCGCTCGTTCCCCTGCTCGGTGCCACGGCGGTTCATGCGCAGCAGGACTGCGACCTCAACGGCCGCAGCATCAACCCCAACAACGGCGCCAGCCTCGCCGGCAAGACCGGCCTGCTGCGCTGCAAGGACCGCGCAAGCGGCGAGCTGCAGCGCGAAGAGCAGGTGCAGAACGGCGTGTCCATGGGCCTGGTGCGCCTGTACGACAAGGGCAAGCTCGCCAAGGAGCACACGCTCAACGCCAAGGGCAACATGCAGGGCCGCGCCCGCGAGTTCTCGCCCACCGGCCGCGTCCTGCGCGACGCCACTTACGACGACGGCCAGGAGCGCGGACTCGCTCGCAGCTTCTACCCCAGCGGCCAGCTGCGGCGCGCGATCTTCTACCCGGACACAGGCAGCGAACGTGCGTCGGTCGAATTCACCGAACGCGGACAGATGTCGGCCCTGCGCTGTGCCGACGCGCCGGCGCTGGCGCCCGTGGTCGACGACGCCAAGCTGTGCGGCTTCACCGGCAACCCGTCGCAGGTCGAGCTGTTCGACACGCGCGGCACGCTGCGCTCGCGGCTGTCGTACCTGGCAGGCAAGCGGGTGCGCACGCAGAATTTCTACGACAACGGAAAGACCGCGCTGCTCGACGAAACCGTCGGCACCCAGCGCACCGAGCAGAACTATTCGTCGGAGGGCATCAAGCGCCGCGAGACGGTGTACCTGGTGGTCGAGCGCACCACGATCCGCCAGCGCGAGCAGGCCTTCTCCGAAAAAGGCACGCTGGTGCGCGACCAGCGCTGGAACACTTCGGGCGAGCCGGTGGTCGACGACAGCTACTACCTGAACGGCCAGCCGAGCAGCAAGGCGGTGTACAGCGGCAGCGGCGACACGCGCACGGTGGAAGTCACGGAGTTCCACGACAACGGCCAGCGCGCCGCGCAGGGCAGCTACCAGGTTGCCAGTCGCGGCCGGCAGGTGCCCACCGGCACGCATCAGCGCTTCAGCGAAAAAGGCCAGTTGCTGGCCGAGTCCAGCTTCGACGCCAAGGGCCGCGTGACACGCGAGCGCGCCTGGGACGAAAACGGCGAGCTGCAGCGCGACGACGAAGTCTTCGAGGACGGCTCCAGAAAGGCGTTCACCCGGTAA
- a CDS encoding Bug family tripartite tricarboxylate transporter substrate binding protein, which yields MDRRTLLATLASGAAVAATPFAHAQDYPAQLIKWVVPYPAGGGTDVIARVLAESMRQTLGQQIVVDNRPGASTNIGADIVAKSKPDGYTILSADNAVLAFNEHLFSKLPFNPEKDFTYIGAIGKFPLALVVHPEFPAKNFKEFLAYVKANPGKVNYASPGNGSPHHLAMEMFKVRTGTFITHIPYRGAAPAMADVMGGQVPCMFLDLASGLSIMQSNKVRVLAIGSGARSKLLPNVPTLAEVGVPNTEVFAFQGILGPAGLSPTVVNKLNGDLNKAFSTPTVQKRFEDFGMEAMPGTPAQFAALSRAESRRWGPIIKQAGIKLD from the coding sequence ATGGATCGCCGCACCCTTCTGGCCACGCTCGCTTCCGGCGCCGCAGTGGCCGCCACGCCCTTCGCCCATGCGCAGGACTACCCCGCACAGCTCATCAAGTGGGTCGTGCCGTATCCCGCGGGCGGTGGTACCGACGTGATTGCGCGTGTGCTGGCCGAATCCATGCGCCAGACGCTGGGCCAGCAGATCGTGGTCGACAACCGCCCCGGCGCTTCGACCAACATCGGCGCCGACATCGTGGCCAAGAGCAAGCCAGACGGCTACACGATTCTCTCGGCCGACAACGCGGTGCTGGCCTTCAATGAGCACCTGTTCAGCAAGCTGCCGTTCAACCCCGAAAAGGACTTCACCTACATCGGTGCCATCGGCAAGTTCCCGCTCGCGCTGGTGGTGCATCCGGAGTTCCCGGCGAAGAACTTCAAGGAGTTCCTGGCCTACGTGAAGGCCAACCCGGGCAAGGTCAACTACGCCTCGCCGGGCAACGGTTCGCCGCACCATCTGGCGATGGAAATGTTCAAGGTCCGCACGGGTACCTTCATCACCCACATTCCGTACCGCGGCGCGGCGCCCGCCATGGCCGATGTGATGGGCGGGCAGGTGCCCTGCATGTTCCTGGACCTGGCTTCGGGCCTGTCGATCATGCAGAGCAACAAGGTGCGCGTGCTGGCCATCGGTTCGGGTGCGCGCAGCAAGCTGCTGCCCAACGTACCGACGCTGGCCGAAGTGGGCGTGCCCAACACCGAGGTGTTCGCGTTCCAGGGCATCCTCGGCCCGGCCGGGCTGTCGCCCACTGTGGTGAACAAGCTCAATGGCGATTTGAACAAGGCCTTCAGCACGCCGACCGTGCAAAAACGCTTCGAGGACTTCGGCATGGAAGCGATGCCCGGCACGCCGGCGCAATTCGCGGCGCTGTCGCGCGCCGAGTCGAGGCGCTGGGGCCCGATCATCAAGCAGGCCGGCATCAAGCTGGACTGA
- a CDS encoding FAD-dependent monooxygenase, which produces MTNPTVAAVADAASGPVPPPLHATELPPSVGAFHYTRYKPWTPPLEEGGIEPGRHPVVIAGGGPVGMALALGLANHGVRCVILEADDTVCVGSRAACISRRSLEIMARLGVLPAFRAKGLPWTGGRSFYKTAEVFRFEMPHDAQQKLPPMINLEQYYAEHYLLEEIFRRNEATPGLIDIRWGTELTGLVQGDDGVTLAVRNAEGSYSLHGQWLAACDGGQSFVRKALGLTLEGTGYEGRYVIIDIELHSDHPTERRAWFDPPWNPGSTVLMHRQPDDIWRIDYQLRPGQSTEEALQPSAVAEFVQRHLDAIGEGHLPWKTVWTSVYRAGAMTLASYRHGRVVFAGNAAHAMPIFGVRGLNSGFDDADNLAWKLALVARGVSDAALLDSYSQERIAAFHVNAENAMRSTEFMSPPSRGFDLLREAALSLSEAHRGIAQLINPRQTQAVRYAESALSSEGDALPAGPLPGEVMADQPLAQGHLTDWIAPVFTLLVLRSDVVSLPAADIERAQQGALPFAVRSIASLGVDGADAQASAAVFAALGASDGAVYLLRPDGHVAARWHRLPAGALQLALARAAAASQEFSA; this is translated from the coding sequence ATGACGAACCCCACCGTTGCCGCCGTCGCCGATGCCGCGAGCGGCCCCGTGCCGCCGCCGCTGCACGCCACCGAACTGCCGCCTTCGGTCGGCGCCTTCCACTACACGCGCTACAAGCCCTGGACGCCGCCGCTCGAAGAAGGCGGCATCGAGCCCGGCCGCCATCCGGTCGTGATCGCCGGCGGCGGGCCAGTGGGCATGGCGCTCGCGCTGGGGCTGGCCAACCACGGCGTGCGCTGCGTGATCCTCGAAGCCGACGACACGGTGTGCGTGGGCAGCCGCGCCGCCTGCATTTCGCGCCGCAGCCTCGAAATCATGGCGCGGCTCGGCGTGCTGCCGGCCTTCAGGGCCAAGGGCCTGCCGTGGACCGGCGGGCGCAGCTTCTACAAGACAGCCGAGGTGTTCCGCTTCGAGATGCCGCACGACGCACAGCAAAAACTGCCGCCGATGATCAACCTGGAGCAGTACTACGCCGAGCACTACCTGCTGGAAGAAATCTTCCGCCGCAACGAGGCGACGCCGGGGCTCATCGACATCCGCTGGGGCACCGAGCTGACCGGCCTTGTGCAAGGCGATGACGGCGTGACGCTGGCCGTGCGCAATGCCGAAGGCAGCTACAGCCTGCACGGCCAGTGGCTTGCGGCCTGCGACGGCGGCCAGAGCTTCGTGCGCAAGGCGCTGGGGCTCACGCTCGAAGGCACGGGCTACGAAGGCCGCTACGTGATCATCGACATCGAGCTGCACAGCGACCATCCGACCGAGCGCCGTGCGTGGTTCGACCCGCCGTGGAACCCGGGCTCCACCGTGCTGATGCACCGCCAGCCCGACGACATCTGGCGCATCGACTACCAGTTGCGCCCCGGCCAGAGCACCGAAGAAGCGCTGCAGCCGTCCGCCGTGGCCGAGTTCGTGCAGCGCCATCTCGACGCCATCGGCGAAGGCCATCTGCCGTGGAAGACAGTGTGGACCTCGGTGTACCGCGCCGGCGCGATGACGCTGGCCAGCTACCGCCACGGCCGCGTCGTGTTCGCGGGCAATGCGGCGCATGCGATGCCGATCTTCGGCGTGCGCGGGCTCAACTCGGGCTTCGACGATGCGGACAACCTTGCGTGGAAGCTGGCGCTGGTGGCGCGCGGTGTGTCGGATGCGGCGTTGCTCGATTCGTACTCGCAGGAGCGCATCGCGGCCTTCCATGTGAATGCCGAGAACGCGATGCGCAGCACCGAGTTCATGTCGCCGCCGTCGCGCGGCTTCGACCTGCTGCGCGAGGCGGCGCTGTCGCTGTCCGAGGCGCACCGCGGTATCGCGCAACTGATCAATCCGCGCCAGACGCAGGCGGTGCGCTATGCGGAATCTGCCCTGTCGAGTGAAGGCGATGCGTTGCCGGCCGGGCCGCTGCCGGGCGAGGTGATGGCGGATCAGCCACTGGCGCAAGGCCATCTCACCGACTGGATCGCGCCGGTCTTCACGCTGCTGGTGCTGCGGTCTGATGTGGTCTCGCTGCCCGCCGCCGACATCGAACGGGCGCAGCAGGGCGCGTTGCCGTTTGCGGTTCGCAGCATCGCGAGCCTGGGCGTCGACGGTGCCGATGCGCAGGCGTCCGCTGCCGTCTTCGCTGCGCTCGGCGCCAGCGATGGCGCGGTGTACCTGTTGCGCCCCGACGGCCACGTGGCCGCGCGTTGGCATCGCCTGCCGGCAGGTGCCTTGCAACTGGCGCTGGCACGCGCCGCCGCCGCTTCACAGGAGTTTTCTGCATGA
- a CDS encoding helix-turn-helix transcriptional regulator, which produces MRRWRIHPNTDAALSAAVVGDVLAGIGTPHLATSYLAAMHRVMPVTFCTVFVVDATGRIEAVSAASSYGSTAERTAERYVAQRFDLLDPNMTWLAARKLPRRAQLWLGHQRADEVADPAYRAACYGDVGIRERASVLLLTPTGQRVAVSFYRSLAQPEFGDGDFAVIEMHATLLADATMAHGRSAVVAREAVAPAFASRLLTLSLREREVIAHLMAGKTAKEAAREIGVELTTVRTHQYRAFRRLGIRSQKELLLRAMTDA; this is translated from the coding sequence ATGAGACGCTGGCGCATCCACCCCAACACCGACGCCGCGTTATCCGCTGCGGTTGTCGGCGATGTGCTGGCCGGCATCGGCACGCCGCACCTGGCCACGAGCTACCTCGCGGCCATGCACCGCGTGATGCCCGTGACCTTCTGCACCGTGTTCGTGGTCGACGCCACCGGCCGCATCGAGGCGGTGTCGGCCGCCAGCAGCTACGGCAGCACGGCCGAGCGCACCGCCGAACGCTATGTGGCGCAGCGCTTCGACCTGCTCGACCCCAACATGACCTGGCTGGCGGCCCGCAAGCTGCCGCGTCGCGCGCAGTTGTGGCTGGGCCATCAGCGTGCCGACGAAGTGGCCGACCCGGCCTACCGCGCCGCCTGCTATGGCGATGTCGGCATCCGCGAACGCGCCTCGGTGCTGCTGCTGACGCCCACCGGCCAGCGCGTGGCGGTGAGCTTCTATCGCAGCCTGGCGCAGCCCGAGTTCGGCGATGGCGACTTTGCGGTGATCGAGATGCACGCCACGCTGCTGGCCGACGCCACGATGGCGCACGGCCGCAGCGCGGTGGTCGCACGGGAAGCGGTGGCGCCTGCCTTCGCCTCGCGCCTCTTGACCTTGAGCCTGCGCGAGCGCGAAGTCATCGCGCACCTGATGGCGGGCAAGACCGCCAAGGAAGCGGCGCGCGAGATCGGCGTCGAACTGACCACCGTTCGCACGCACCAGTACCGGGCCTTCCGCCGGCTCGGCATCCGCTCGCAGAAGGAGCTGCTGCTGCGAGCGATGACAGACGCGTAG
- a CDS encoding M48 family metalloprotease: protein MRYLPIAAAVLAVVTLVGCETLKNADTGGLTQAGGSALKAVSLTDAEVTAMSDQSCAALDQKNQIAPANSRYTTRLNQVIKQMPTSVGGKTANYKVYMTKDVNAWAMANGCIRVYSGLMDLMNDDELRGVIGHEIGHVALGHSKSRMQTVYAASAVRGLAGAAGGVAAQLSKSQAGDLGEKFVNAQFSQANESAADNYSFDLLTERKLERKGLVSAFDKLAKLSGGATGSSIMSSHPPSADRSARMQKRLDAAK from the coding sequence ATGCGTTATTTGCCTATTGCCGCGGCTGTGCTCGCGGTCGTCACCCTCGTCGGTTGCGAAACCTTGAAGAACGCCGACACCGGCGGGCTCACCCAGGCGGGCGGTTCGGCCTTGAAGGCCGTGTCGCTGACCGATGCGGAAGTCACCGCGATGTCCGACCAGTCCTGCGCCGCCCTGGACCAGAAGAACCAGATCGCGCCCGCCAACAGCCGCTACACCACGCGCCTGAACCAGGTCATCAAGCAGATGCCCACCAGCGTGGGCGGCAAGACGGCCAACTACAAGGTCTACATGACCAAGGACGTGAATGCCTGGGCCATGGCCAATGGCTGCATCCGCGTCTACAGCGGTCTCATGGACCTGATGAATGACGATGAACTGCGCGGCGTGATCGGCCACGAGATCGGTCACGTGGCGCTGGGCCACTCCAAGTCGCGCATGCAGACCGTCTACGCCGCCTCGGCCGTGCGTGGACTGGCCGGCGCCGCTGGCGGCGTCGCTGCCCAGTTGTCGAAGTCGCAGGCAGGCGACCTGGGCGAGAAGTTCGTCAACGCGCAGTTCTCGCAAGCGAACGAAAGCGCGGCCGACAACTATTCCTTCGACCTGCTCACCGAGCGCAAGCTCGAGCGCAAGGGACTGGTCAGCGCCTTCGACAAGCTGGCGAAGCTCAGCGGTGGCGCTACCGGCAGCTCGATCATGAGTTCGCATCCGCCCTCGGCCGATCGCTCGGCGCGCATGCAAAAGCGTCTGGACGCAGCCAAGTAA
- a CDS encoding fumarylacetoacetate hydrolase family protein: MKLATLKDGSRDGQLVVVSRDLTLAHYATGIASRMQQVLDDWGFMSPQLQDLYDAVNTGRARHSFPFDPSLCMAPLPRAYQWADGSAYLNHVELVRKARNAEVPESFYSDPLMYQGGSDDFLGPTDDVIVPSEAMGIDFEAEIAVITGDVKMGATPDQALDGIRLVMLANDVSLRNLIPAELAKGFGFFQSKPATAFSPVAVTLDEIGEAWQDGRVHLALQSSWNGRKVGMCDAGPEMTFHFGQLIAHIAKTRNVRAGSIVGSGTVSNKGVEKKDGQMDWPKGYSCIAEKRCIETIQGGAPVTDFMKFGDTIRIEMKGLDGRSLFGAIDQEIVSTNGRPKEAPVSLVKPQAEEAAED; the protein is encoded by the coding sequence ATGAAACTCGCCACCCTGAAGGACGGCTCGCGCGACGGCCAGCTCGTCGTTGTCTCGCGCGACCTCACGCTCGCCCACTACGCCACCGGCATCGCGAGCCGCATGCAGCAGGTGCTGGACGACTGGGGCTTCATGAGCCCGCAGTTGCAGGACCTGTACGACGCCGTCAACACCGGCCGCGCGCGCCACTCCTTTCCCTTCGATCCCTCGCTGTGCATGGCGCCGCTGCCGCGCGCCTACCAGTGGGCGGATGGCTCGGCCTACCTGAACCACGTCGAGCTGGTGCGCAAGGCGCGCAACGCCGAAGTGCCCGAGAGCTTTTATTCCGACCCGCTGATGTACCAGGGCGGCAGCGACGACTTCCTCGGTCCGACCGACGACGTGATCGTGCCCAGCGAAGCCATGGGCATCGACTTCGAGGCCGAGATCGCCGTCATCACCGGCGACGTGAAGATGGGCGCCACGCCCGACCAGGCCCTGGACGGCATCCGCCTCGTGATGCTGGCCAACGACGTGAGCCTGCGCAACCTGATCCCGGCCGAGCTGGCCAAGGGCTTCGGCTTCTTCCAGAGCAAGCCCGCCACTGCCTTCAGCCCCGTGGCCGTCACGCTCGACGAAATCGGCGAGGCCTGGCAGGACGGCCGCGTGCACCTGGCGCTGCAAAGCAGCTGGAACGGCCGCAAGGTCGGCATGTGCGACGCCGGCCCGGAGATGACCTTCCACTTCGGCCAGCTCATCGCCCACATCGCCAAGACGCGCAACGTGCGCGCCGGCAGCATCGTCGGCAGCGGCACCGTGAGCAACAAGGGCGTCGAGAAGAAAGACGGCCAGATGGACTGGCCCAAGGGCTATTCGTGCATCGCCGAGAAGCGCTGCATCGAGACCATCCAGGGTGGCGCACCCGTCACCGATTTCATGAAGTTCGGCGACACCATCCGCATCGAGATGAAGGGCCTGGACGGGCGCTCGCTGTTCGGTGCGATCGACCAGGAAATCGTGTCGACGAACGGGCGGCCGAAGGAGGCGCCGGTATCGCTGGTGAAGCCGCAGGCGGAAGAAGCCGCCGAAGACTGA
- a CDS encoding DUF3108 domain-containing protein: MSTLAAPSSLSLRLPGRPSWRVLAGLTLAVALVHVLVLGLAPTAMGPEPSPLANKFITRTIVIAPPASDKPAAPAATAPVEARPPAAVKPRRPRAPSVPRPKPTPETVAPEPDASATPTPETPDLTAQAATDSGAKPPEAAASAPAGAAAAGGTGDSAPGATAGASNPTSGNIVGTQSLRIPGSVTLDFTATGQDGASPMQGVFGELVWLQDGSRYDARLTLKLLFSTIRSQHSTGRIGPSGIEPERYSESRKAEVASHFVRDQAQVIFSNNAPPVPLLAGAQDRLSVMMQLGGLLAGDPGRYPTGSKISVQTVGPRDAGIWVFVVGEEEKLSLPAGEYTARKLTRSPRQEFDSKLELWLAPAYGYLPVRIKQTEPNGNFADAQLRKSLPEAPAN, translated from the coding sequence ATGTCGACGCTTGCCGCCCCCTCTTCGCTGTCCCTTCGCCTGCCCGGTCGTCCGTCCTGGCGGGTGCTGGCCGGGCTGACGCTGGCGGTGGCGCTGGTCCATGTGCTGGTGCTCGGGCTGGCGCCGACGGCCATGGGGCCGGAGCCCTCGCCGCTGGCGAACAAGTTCATCACGCGCACGATCGTGATCGCGCCGCCGGCGTCGGACAAGCCCGCGGCGCCGGCCGCGACCGCGCCGGTCGAGGCCCGGCCACCGGCGGCGGTGAAGCCCAGGCGGCCGCGCGCGCCCTCGGTGCCCCGGCCGAAACCGACACCCGAGACTGTCGCGCCGGAACCGGATGCTTCCGCGACTCCCACCCCGGAAACGCCCGACCTGACTGCGCAGGCCGCTACCGATTCAGGAGCAAAACCGCCGGAAGCCGCTGCCAGCGCTCCGGCCGGCGCAGCAGCTGCGGGCGGCACCGGGGACAGCGCGCCAGGGGCCACGGCCGGTGCGTCCAACCCGACGTCCGGCAACATCGTCGGCACCCAGTCGCTGCGCATTCCGGGCTCGGTCACGCTCGATTTCACCGCCACCGGCCAGGACGGCGCCTCGCCAATGCAGGGCGTGTTCGGCGAGCTGGTCTGGCTGCAGGACGGCAGCCGCTACGACGCGCGGCTGACGCTCAAGCTGCTGTTCAGCACCATCCGCAGCCAGCACAGCACCGGCCGGATCGGCCCCTCGGGCATCGAGCCCGAGCGCTACTCCGAGAGCCGCAAGGCCGAGGTGGCCTCGCATTTCGTGCGTGACCAGGCGCAGGTGATCTTCAGCAACAACGCGCCCCCCGTGCCGCTGCTGGCGGGCGCGCAAGACCGGCTCAGCGTGATGATGCAGCTCGGCGGCCTGCTGGCCGGCGACCCGGGCCGCTACCCCACGGGCAGCAAGATTTCGGTGCAGACCGTAGGGCCGCGCGATGCCGGCATCTGGGTCTTCGTGGTCGGCGAAGAAGAAAAACTGAGCCTGCCCGCCGGGGAATACACGGCGCGCAAGCTCACGCGCAGCCCCCGGCAGGAGTTCGACAGCAAGCTCGAGCTTTGGCTGGCGCCGGCGTATGGCTACCTGCCGGTCCGGATCAAGCAGACCGAGCCCAACGGCAACTTCGCTGACGCTCAATTGCGCAAATCCCTACCCGAGGCGCCGGCGAATTGA
- a CDS encoding DUF3567 domain-containing protein → MNMLYDSESFVVVHVQPNEGDERAMPNVPVLERHGFEIVDKRSGKEVYLDGSWAELFQQQITAWQLNTPTQEEVEDTLEGYAELAHTPVLVH, encoded by the coding sequence ATGAACATGCTTTACGACTCGGAGTCCTTCGTCGTCGTGCACGTGCAGCCAAATGAAGGCGACGAGCGCGCAATGCCCAATGTGCCGGTCCTCGAACGCCACGGCTTCGAGATCGTGGACAAGCGCTCGGGCAAGGAGGTCTACCTCGACGGCTCCTGGGCCGAACTGTTCCAGCAGCAGATCACCGCCTGGCAGCTCAACACGCCCACGCAGGAAGAAGTCGAGGACACGCTCGAAGGCTATGCCGAGCTGGCCCACACGCCGGTGCTGGTGCACTGA